The genomic interval AGGGACACTCCATCGTGGTTGTGAAGAAAGCGTAGGAGAGGGGACAGCAAGCTATGGCAGAGAAGGAATGGAAGGGAACGACCTACGGCAACGGACTAATGCACCGTTGGCTCATAGGACTGCTTCGTGTCATTGACATGAGGATCATCTATGCCATCACCTTCCTGTTCATTGTTCCGCCTACGATGTTCAAGCCTGGCTTCGGACATGCCTACCGTTTCTTCCGTCAGCGTTTTGGCTATTCTAAGGTGCGCTCTTTTTACATGGCATACAAGAACCACTGCCTCTTCTCGCAGGCGGTGATAGACAAGTTCGCAATGTTTGCAGGACATAATTTCGACATTGAACTTGAAGGATATGACAACTTCCTTAGCCTAGCTGCAAAGCCTGAAGGTTTCGTGCAGCTGAGTTCTCACATAGGCAACTACGAGATAGCAGGCTACTCGTTGGTAGCAGAAAGTAAGCCTTTTAATGCTCTGGTGTATTTTGGTGAGAAACAGGAGGTTATGGATAACAGAAATAAGATGTTTTCGCACGCGAACATTAAGATGATTCCCATAATGAGCGACATGAGTCACCTGTTTGCCATCAACAGCGCATTGGAGAATGGAGAGACGGTGAGCATACCTGCCGACCGCATCTGGGGTTCACAGAAGTTCGTTTCGAAAAACGTGTTGGGCAAGGAAGCACATCTGCCTATGGGACCGTTTCAGGTGGCAGCGCTGAGAGGCGTTGACGTGCTGGCTGTGAACGTGATGAAAGAGTCGTTCACACGCTACAAGATATATGTAACCCCTCTTAACTACGACAAGGAGGCTTCGAGGAAAGCGCAGATAGACCAGCTGGCCGATGCCTATGTGGCAGAACTCGAGCGTATGGTGAAGCGCTATCCGGCTCAGTGGTACAACTATTTTGACTTCTGGGCACAATAGGAAACATAATTATAAACTAAATAAATTTTTAAGTCATGACAAGAACAGAAATTGAAGAGAAAGTAAAGGCATTCCTTATTGATGATCTCGAGATTGAGGAAGAAAACATCTTCCCTGAGGCACTGCTTAAGGAGGACATGGGTATTGACAGCCTCGACTATGTAGATATCGTGGTAATCGTGGAGAAAAACTTCGGCTTCAAGATTAAGGCACAGGACATGGCAAAGGTTAAGACCCTGGCACAGTTCTACGACTATATCGAGACACAGATAGCATAACAGCAGGATGGACTGGAAAGATACACCTATAACCAATCTTATACCCCAGCGCCCGCCATTCGTAATGGTGGACAGGGTGTTGAGTTGCGATGAGGTGGATGCCGTAGCGGAGTTTACCATACGTGAGGACAACATCTTCCTTGACGACATGAAGCTGGCGCCTGCTGGAATAATAGAGAACATGGCACAGTCGTGTGCTGCACGAATGGGCTGTATCAACCAGATGCGCAAGGAGTCAGTGAAGATTGGATTCATTGGTGACATACGCGACTGTAACATCTTGCGCCAGCCACGCTGCGGAGAGGTTATGCTCACTACGGTACACATCGTTGAGGAAGTGTTTCATCTTACTCTTGCCGATGTGTCGTCGAAAGTTGGTGACGAGACTGTTGCCACCGCCAGAATAAAGATTGCTCTGACAGACATAGAGTCGAAAGAATAAGACCGTATTGTTAATTACCATGCGCAGAAAGGAAGCTCAGCAGGAAAGCACACTTAAGGCGTCGCTGGATTTCAAAATAAGGTTCAGTGAGATTGATGCCATGAGAGTGGTGTGGCATGGGGCTTACGCAAAGTATTTCGAGGATGCGCGTGAATTCTTCGGCAAGAAGTTTGACTTGGGCTACGAGCTCATAGAGACAAACGGCTTCTTCGCACCTATAGTGGAACTGAACTTTCAGTACAAGCAGCCTCTGCGCTATGGCATGACACCAACGATAGACATCATTTACAGGCCTACAGAGGCCGCGAAGATAGTGTTCGACTATGAGATTCGCGACTCGGCCAACGGAGAGCTTATGGTGACAGGTCACAGCGTTCAGGTGTTCATGGACAAAGACTACCAGCTCGTTTGGGAGTCGCCAGAGTTCTATCAAAATTGGAAAAAACGCTGGAATATCTAACCTCTCACCTCTCACCTCTCAGTTCTCACCTCTAACCTCTAACCTCTGAAATGATTCTCTGTCTTTCAAATAATGTGATTACCCCCTTGGGCGGTACTACTGAGGAGAACTACCGTGCCGTGAATGCAGGCAGGTCTGCCCTGTGCCGTTATGAGAAGAAGTGGGGCATACCAGAACCGTTCACGGCTTCGCTCTTTACTGACGAACAGCTGAAAGAGTATGCTGTGGAGGGGCTCACACGTTTTGAGTCGCTGGTCTATACCTCAGCAACGAGAGCTTTGGAGAGCGTGGATATCAATATTTCCGACGAGAGGACGCTGTTCGTGCTCAGCACCACTAAGGCGAACGTGGAACTGCTCAAGGGCAACGCTGATGAAGACCTGTTGTGCGGACCTGCTACTGCAGCAAAGCGAATAGCTGAACGATTAGGAGTAAAGACAGAGCCTATAGTGGTGTGCAACGCCTGTATCTCTGGTGTTGCAGCCATGGTGACAGCCATGCGAATGATAGATGCTGGCTACTACGACAAGGCAATAATCTGCGGAGCCGATGTGCAGAACAAGTTCACGGTCTCGGGCTTCCAGTCGTTGAAAGCCGTGTCTGAAGACGAGTGTCGTCCGTTTGACATAGAGCGTCTCGGACTGAACCTTGGAGAGGCAGCAGCAACGATGATTGTGAAGCGTGCCGACAGCACCACACCGTCAGAGGCATGGGTCATAGAGAGTGGGGCAGTGAGGAATGATGCGTTCCACATAAGCTCACCATCGAAGAATGGCGAGGGCGCACGACTCACACTTGAGGCAACAGTTGGCCAAAGGAACATTGACGACGTGGCGTTCATCAACGCCCATGGTACTGCCACCATGTTCAACGACCAGATGGAGTCGGTAGCCATAGAGCGTGCCGGACTGAACTCCATACCAGTGAATGGGCTGAAGGGAGTGTTCGGACACACACTCGGAGCAGCGGGCCTGTTGGAGACAATCGTCTCTATGGCTGCTGTCGATGACCATACTATCGTGGGCACAAGAGGATTTGAAGAGCGAGGCGTGTCAGGAAAGGTTCTCCTTTCTGCTGAGAACAAGCCTACTGACAAGCATAGCTTCATAAAAATGATTTCCGGCTTCGGAGGATGTAACGGAGCTGTGTTCGTAAGTCGTGGAGCAACAGAGCCCTCAACAACAGCAAGGAATATCTCGACTGGCTTGGTGAAGACACATTCCGTGCATCTTACACCAACACATCTGACTGTTGACGGAGTGACAGAACAGCTTCCCTGTGATGAACCAAGAAAGCTCACCGCTTTATATAAGAAATATGTGGGCGACTATCCTAAGTTCTACAAGATGGACGGGCTATGTAAGCTTGGCTTCATGGCAACGGAACTGTTGCTGAACAAGGAAGGCGCCAGAACGCAAGAGCCACGCGACGACAGAGCCGTGGTACTAATAAACAACTCATCGTCGATAGATGCTGACGACAAATATCTGGAGTCAATAGTCAATGATGATGACTATTTCCCCAGCCCTTCAGTCTTCGTATATACACTGCCCAATATAGTTACGGGCGAGATAGCCATGCGTAACCAGTATCGTGGCGAGACATCGTTCTATATCACTGACAGACGTGATGACGAGCAGACAGAGAAGGTTATGAAAGCAACATTTGGCGACGGAAAGACAAAGAGTATTGTTGGCGGCTGGATTGACTATCAGGACGACAGCCATTTCGAAGCCGACATCTTTATATTGGAAAACAAGAATTGATTCATCTTTTTGAATAATAAAAACTAAGATAATATGGAAGAATTAGTATTAGAGTTAAAGAAAGAGATTATTGAGGCACTCAACCTTGAGGATGTTACCCCAGAAGATATCGATGCTGACGAGCCACTGTTCGGAAGCGGTCTTGGCCTCGATTCCATTGATGCCCTTGAGCTGATTGTGCTCATCGAGAAGAAATACGGCATCAAGCTGAAGGATCCCAGCAAGGGCAAGGAAGTGTTTAAGTCTGTCAATGTGATGGCTAAGTTCATTTCAGAGAACCGTACGAAATAACTGCAAACACCACCGATGATGATTGAGCCGATATATATCACTGGTGCAGGCGTCGTTTCAGCCATTGGCATCGGAAAAGATGAGACAATGGCTTCGCTCAAGGCTGGTGTCACAGGCGTGAGGAAGATGACTTACCTGTCGTCGAAACACGACGATATACCAGTAGGAGAGGTGCAGCGCAGTAATGCTGAGATGATGGAGATGCTTGGCGTTGACAATGACGTGCGCCTTACACGAACGGCCCTCATCGGACGACTTGCCCTGCGCGAGGCTCTTGAGCAGGCAGAACTTAACAGAGCCGACCTGCCAAACGTGCATTTTATCTCTGCTACTACTGTAGGAGGTATGGATCGTCGCGAGGAGTTCCGTAATCAGGAGCCGGAGTGCGATGCCCTGCATGCAGAGATAGCTGTTCACAGTTGTGCTTCTTGTACGGAGATGATTGCAGAGCAGTTTGGCGACTTCGCTTCGCTGTCAACACTATCTACAGCCTGCTCATCGGCTACTAATGCCATTGAGACTGGCGCAAACATGCTGCGTTGTGGACTGGCTGACATCGTGGTAGTGGGAGGTTCAGAGTGTCTGTCGAAGTTCCATCTTAATGGCTTCAATACGCTGATGATTCTTGATCGCGAACAGTGTAAGCCTTTCGACCGCGACCGTGCTGGACTGAACCTCGGCGAGGGTGCTGCCTATCTCGTGATGGAGTCGGAACGTTCTATACGCCAGCGTGGCGTGAAGGCTCTGTGCAGGCTTAGCGGCTATGGTAATGCGTGCGACGCATTCCACCAGACAGCCTCGTCGGCTGACGGCGAAGGAGCATTCCTTGCTATGACAGAAGCTCTTGAGATGGCTGGACTGAAGCCTGCTGACATACAGTATATCAATGCTCACGGCACAGGAACTCCGAACAACGACGAGAGTGAGAGCCAAGCTATCATGCGCGTCTTCGGCAACGATGTACCTCCAGTATCATCAACAAAGTCTTTTACTGGTCATACCACGAGCGCATCGGGCAGCATTGAGGCAGTTATCTGCATGCTCGCTATGGAACATCAGTTCCTGCCTAAGAACATCAACTGGCGTACTCCAATGGAGAACGGCATCGTTCCTGTGACTGAGGATGTAAACATGGAACTGAAGCATGTGCTCAGCAATGCTTTCGGCTTTGGAGGAAATGATTCCTCGCTGATATTATCTAAATGCGATGCTTAACATGAAACAGAAGAATATTTACATACAGGCAGCGCAGCAGATTTCAATGCAGCAGCCAATGTCTGAGCAATGGATGGAAGAGCCCATGGCTTATGACGAGGTGTTTGTGAAAGCCGTCAATCCGTCGTTCCGCGACTATATGGCAGCCAATGAGGCCCGACGCATGGGAAACCTCATGAAGCGTGCCCTCGTGACAACGCTGAAGGTCCTCAAGGATACAGGCATAGAGCATCCAGATGCTATTATTACTGGCACAAGCCTCGGCAGTCTTGACTATACGGAGCGCTTCCTCACAGACATGGTGGAGAACGACGAGGAGACTCTCAGTCCTACACATTTCATGCAGTCAACACATAATACTGTTGGTTCGGCACTCGGCATCTACACTAAGTCGCACGGATATAATACAACCTATTCGCATGGAAGCATGAGCTTCGACCTGGCATTGCTTGACGCATGGATGCAGATGCAGCTGGGAAAGATAACCACGTCTCTTGTGGGAGGCCATGAGGAAATGGTCGAATCCTACGTTGAGTTGCTTAAGAAGACTGGCTACGTTTCGGCAGAACGCATGGTGCCTTGTAGTGAGGTGGCTGTGGCGATGATGCTGAACACAGAGAAACATGACGAGAGCCTGTGTGAGTTCGCTGGCGTAAGGGTTTGCAATGTTACGTCAGTAGAGACGCTTAAGACTCAGATAGACCGCCTGCTCGCTGATAATGGTCTTACGATGGATGATGTTAGTGCTGTGATGACGGGTATCAATGGTAATCCGAAGAACGATGATTGTTATGCGGATGTTCTTGAAGATGTGTTTGCGAAGAAGTCACAACTACAGTTCAAGAATGTCTTTGGCGAGAACTTCACAGCATCAGCCTTCGGCGTCTATGCTGCTGCAAACTGCCTGAAGAAGAACGTCGTGCCAGCGTTTATGTATTCAGAGAAGAGTCCGTGTAAGTGTGATGACTTGGAGACGGTTCTCATACTCAACCAGATGAATGGACGTGAGTATTCGGTTGTATTATTGAAGAGAATTAAATAGACATATATATATATCGTGATACTGAAACTGTTACCCATATCAATTCTCCAGTGCATGCTCCTCTCTGGCGGACAGGTGTTGATGAAGTATGGACTGATGAAGGCTGGCGATTTCTCCATGTCATGGGGATATTTCGGACGCCTGCTTTTCAACTGGCAGTTCTTCAGTTGCGGACTATGCTACGGAGCCGGATCGGTGCTGTGGATGTATATCGTTAAGAACTTTCCTCTCAGCATGGCTTATCCTATGATTAGCCTGAGTTATGTCTTTGGTATGTTTGCCGCAATCATATTCTTCCACGAGCAGATACCAATGACACGATGGATAGGAGTGTTCCTCGTCATGAGCGGATGTGTGCTGATAGCTAAATAACGATGCTCCTGTCTTGTCTATAATCAAGAAAACTAAATTACGACTAAAATGAAAAGAATGGTGATAGCCTCTCTGGCATTTCTCTTCTCTCTGGGCATTATTGCTCAGACGAAGCTGAATGCAGAACAGCAGAAACAGCTCATTGAGAAGATGGACAAGTCTGCTTCAAGCGTCAAGGCAATGCAGTGTGAGTTCTCACAGACAAAGAGCATGAAGATGCTGAAGCGCGAGATGAAGTCGCAGGGCGTTATGTATTTCAAGCAGCCAGACAAGCTGCGCTGGCAATATACTGCTCCTTATGATTACACGTTCCTCATGAATGGTGACAAGGTGAGCATGAAGTCAACAAAGACGACACAGAAGATTGATGTGCAGAAGAACAAGATGTTCCGTCAGATAACGAGCATTATCCTGAATAGCATAACAGGCGGCGGTCTGAAAAGTGCTGCCGACTTTACGGTTGAGGTTTACAAGGACAATCAGACATACTTCGCAAGGCTCTATCCAAAGAAGAAGGAACTGAAACAGGTCTATGAGGTCATAGAAATATATTTCAATGAGTCGCTGACAATGGTTAGCGGTGTGAAGATGAAGGAGAAGACGGGCGATGTTACTACCGTCAAGCTCAATAACGTGAAGATTAATCCTGCAATCAATGACAGCACGTTTAGCATTGATTAGCCTGCTGGCGCTCATCTCATTCCTTCCATGCATGGCAGCTGACGACAGCACGGAGAGTGCTGAGTATAACATGCTGATGCTGGTAAGAGGAATGGAGATTACCAGTATCTGTGTGATGGAGACTGCTGCTGACGGCAGCATTGTCGGCACTGTGGTCAATGAGTTCGGAATAAAGGCATTTGATTTCACTTTTGCCAACGGAAAGGCCAAGGTGTTCAATGTCATAGGCCCACTGAACAAATGGTATATACGCAAGGTGTTGAAAGGCGACTTCACTTTCCTGCTTTCGAACATGAAGAAGAGTGGGGACGTGAAGAAAAAGAAAAGACGTCTCACGGTGACACCTGATGGCGACATAGTGATGAGAAACGACAGGTTTAAGATAAGCTATACGCTTACCCCAATGGATAGCAAATAATGAAACTGATAAACGACTTTTTCAATATTGTTGATGCCAAGACAGAGGAAGGCGTCTATAGATGTAAGGTTAAGCTCAATGCTGACCATGCGCTTTACAAGGTACACTTCCCAGGCAACCCCATAACCCCAGGCGTGTGTCTGGTGCAGATGGCATCAGAGATTCTTTCACAGCAGTATGGCAAAGATCTGCTGTTGTGCAAGGCAGGAAGCATAAAGTTCAAGAAGCCCGTTGTTCCTAACGACGAGCCTACATTCGTGTTCTCAAAGATGATAAATGACGAGGGACGACTGAAGGCTCAGATTTTCGTGGAAGACGAGGAGAACCAGTTTGCAAAGATGTCGTTGACGTTTTGTGAGGTTGTGAGGTAAGATGTGAGAAGTTAGAGGTGAGAGGTTAGAGATAATTAGATTATCCACCAATGAGCATACAAAAGAAAGAAATACGACTCTGTGTTATCATTCCGACATATAACAATGCCGGAACGATAGGTAAAGTCGTGGAAGATGTATGCTCACATTGTCAGCATGTTATTGTGGTCAATGATGGCTGTACTGACAATACCTCAGCAGTTCTTGAGGGCTTTAAGTCAAGGATTGACGTCGTCTCTTACGGTAAGAATAAAGGCAAGGGCGGAGCTCTCGTAGCAGGCTTCAGAAGGGCAATGGAGAAAGGCTATACTCATGCCGTGACCATTGATGCCGACGGACAGCACTTTGCCGATGACATACCTGTGCTAATAAAGGAGCTGGAGAATAATCCTGAAGGGATAATCGTCGGGGCACGCAATCTTAATGAGGAGAATATGCCAAAAGGTAATACCTTTGCAAACCGCTTCTCAAACTTCTGGTTCAGACTGCAGACAGGTATAAACCTTTCTGACACTCAGAGCGGATATAGGCTGTATGCCTTAAACGCGCTGCATGGGTTAAGCCTCATAACATCGCGCTATGAGTCGGAACTTGAGCTGATGGTCTATGCAGCATGGGCTGGAGTAAAGATAACGTCTGTTCCAGTAAGAGTATATTATCCTCCTGTAGAGGAACGTGTGAGCCATTTCCGTCCAGGATACGACTTCGCAAGGATAAGTGTGCTCAATACTGTGCTGTGCATCCTAGCATTGGTTTACGGCTATCCACGCATCATCTTCCGATGGCTGAAGAGAGTGGCTTATACCATTTTCTCTTTCTGCTATTTTCTGTTCATGGCATTAGAGCTGACCATCGTAGGATTCTTCCTTATTACTGTTGGCGGCGCTACTGACGAGCATAAGAGAAAGTATCACAAGATATTGCAGAAAAGAGCTCGGTTCGTTATCAACCGTGTGCCTGGAACAACATTTGAATATATCAACGAAACAGGGGAAACGTTCGAGAAGCCTGCTGTCATAGTGAGCAATCATCAGTCACACCTTGACCTCATGGCAATAATGATGCTTGCGCCAAACCTTATTATTCTTACTAAGAACTGGGTGTGGCACAATCCGTTTTACGGACTTATCATCAGATATGCCGATTTCTTCCCTGTAAGCGAGGCGGAAGAGATGACTGAAAACATTGCCGGAATGGTGAAGAAAGGTTATTCAGTAATGATATTCCCTGAGGGAACACGCTCTGCCGACTGCCGCATATTGCGCTTCCATCGCGGAGCATTCTATCTTGCAGAACAATTGGGCTTGGACATCATACCTGTTTTCATAAAAGGCTTTGGCGACGTGCTCCCAAAGAAAGGCTTCAGCCTGCATCCTGGCAACATGTCTGTGGAAGTGATGCCACGCATAAGCCGTGATGATTGTGGCGGATATCGCGAGATGACGAAGAAGCTGCATGCTATGTATGTCGATAAGTATAATGAAGCCAAGAGCGTCAATGTAATAATGTAATGAAGTTAAAAGGTTCAATGTGATAAAGTAGAATGAAGAAGTGTGTTATCATAGGTAGCGGATTAGGCGGCTTGTCATGTGGCGCTATACTTGCAAAGAACGGTTTCGAAGTGACTGTTCTTGAGCAGGGCAGCCAGATTGGCGGTTGCCTGCAATGTTTCCGTCGTGGCGATGCTGTGTTTGACACAGGAATGCACTATATCGGAAGCGGCGACAAAGGTCAGACGCTACACACCATTCTGCATTACTTGGACGTTGACAAAGACATAAAGCTCTCGCGTCTGGATCCCCAAGGTTATGACATCATCTCGTTTAAGGGAGAGCACTATCGCATGGCTAACGGACGTGAGGAGTTTGTCAAGGCTCTTACTGAGCACTTCCCAAAGAGTGCCGACGAGCTGAACAGATATTATGACCTTGTGAAACTCGTTTCTGCATCGTCGCCCATGCACTCGTTGAATAAAGACGCAGACCTCAACGTCTATTCGGAGTATCTCTCGAAGAGTGTTAACGAGATTATTGACAGCATTATCAGCGACCCTCTGCTAAGGGAGGTGCTTGTCGGAGTTTCGCCGCTTTATGCTGGCGAGAAGAACTGTACTCCGTTCAGCAATCATGCGCTGATTGTTGACTTCTACGACCAAAGCGCATTCCGTATCGTGGGTGGAAGCAGCGTCGTTGCCGATTCACTTGCAGACAATATACGAAAACATGGAGGCAAGGTGCTCCTTAGAACCCGCGTGGAGAAAATAGAGTGCGATGCTACTGAGGCTAAGGCCGTAATCACCTCTGAGGGCGAACGCATTCCTGCTGATGTTGTTGTCAGCGCTATTCATCCTGCCAGCACGCTGGCACTTGTTGATAGCCATCTCATTCGACCTGCTTCGCGACACAGAATCGAGAGCTATCGTAACACCACGTCGGCATTTACCGTTTATCTGAAATTCCGTGAGAATAGTGTTAAGTATATGGACAGTAACCTGTATTACTATCGTGAAGGTTCTACCTGGGGCTGTCAGGACTATGACAGTAAGTCGTGGCCTAAGAGCATGCTTTACATGCACTTCTGTCATAAGCAGAATCCTGTGTTTGCAAGGGCAGGCGAGATTCTGACATACATGAACTTCGATGACACCCGCCAGTGGCTTGGTACTCATGTAGGCAACAGGGGTGCAGACTATGAAGCGTTCAAGCGTGAGAAGGCCGAGCAGCTCATTGATGCCTTGAACGAAGAGGTGCCTGGAATAAAAGACAATATCGAGAAATATTACACGTCAACACCACTTACATATCTTGACTATACAGGAATACCTGGAGGCGCCATGTATGGAGTAGTGAAAGATGTGAACATCATTGGCTCGGGAAACGTTTCTTGTCGTACACGCATTCCTAATTTGCTGCTTACTGGTCAGTGCATAACTCTTCACGGTATGCTTGGCGTTCTTGCAGGCAGTTTGCTGACATGTTCTGAGCTTCTTACGCGTGATGAAATCTTCAGGCAGTTGGACGAGGCAAAGAAATGAGAGGTAAGAGGTAAGAAGTGAGAGGTTCTTTGCAAGCAAAACGTCGCTACGCGCCGAGCGAGAGGTAAGATGAAGATAGCAGTTTTCTATTATTCACAGACGGGACAGGCACTTGAAGTGGCTCGCTCTATCTGTGCCCCAATAATAGAGAGTGCTGACGGGACGGGAAACAATAGCGTGGTGTTTAAGCCTATCGTATCCGTGCGCAAATATCCGTATCCATGGAGTAGGTCAGAGTTCTTCTCTGTGTTCCCAGAGACGCGCCTCGGAATAGTGATTTCTGACATAGCGGAAATGGATTTCTCTGACGTTCTAGATGCCGACTTGGTGATGATAGTCGGACAGTCTTGGTTCCTTTCCCCATCAATGCCCCTGCAGTCGTTTTTGGCTGATAAAAATGTCAAAAGCTACCTTAGCGGACGCAAAGTTGTCTTTGTCAATGCCTGCAGAAACATGTGGCTGATG from Prevotella sp. E13-27 carries:
- a CDS encoding beta-ketoacyl synthase N-terminal-like domain-containing protein, yielding MITPLGGTTEENYRAVNAGRSALCRYEKKWGIPEPFTASLFTDEQLKEYAVEGLTRFESLVYTSATRALESVDINISDERTLFVLSTTKANVELLKGNADEDLLCGPATAAKRIAERLGVKTEPIVVCNACISGVAAMVTAMRMIDAGYYDKAIICGADVQNKFTVSGFQSLKAVSEDECRPFDIERLGLNLGEAAATMIVKRADSTTPSEAWVIESGAVRNDAFHISSPSKNGEGARLTLEATVGQRNIDDVAFINAHGTATMFNDQMESVAIERAGLNSIPVNGLKGVFGHTLGAAGLLETIVSMAAVDDHTIVGTRGFEERGVSGKVLLSAENKPTDKHSFIKMISGFGGCNGAVFVSRGATEPSTTARNISTGLVKTHSVHLTPTHLTVDGVTEQLPCDEPRKLTALYKKYVGDYPKFYKMDGLCKLGFMATELLLNKEGARTQEPRDDRAVVLINNSSSIDADDKYLESIVNDDDYFPSPSVFVYTLPNIVTGEIAMRNQYRGETSFYITDRRDDEQTEKVMKATFGDGKTKSIVGGWIDYQDDSHFEADIFILENKN
- a CDS encoding beta-ketoacyl-[acyl-carrier-protein] synthase family protein, whose translation is MMIEPIYITGAGVVSAIGIGKDETMASLKAGVTGVRKMTYLSSKHDDIPVGEVQRSNAEMMEMLGVDNDVRLTRTALIGRLALREALEQAELNRADLPNVHFISATTVGGMDRREEFRNQEPECDALHAEIAVHSCASCTEMIAEQFGDFASLSTLSTACSSATNAIETGANMLRCGLADIVVVGGSECLSKFHLNGFNTLMILDREQCKPFDRDRAGLNLGEGAAYLVMESERSIRQRGVKALCRLSGYGNACDAFHQTASSADGEGAFLAMTEALEMAGLKPADIQYINAHGTGTPNNDESESQAIMRVFGNDVPPVSSTKSFTGHTTSASGSIEAVICMLAMEHQFLPKNINWRTPMENGIVPVTEDVNMELKHVLSNAFGFGGNDSSLILSKCDA
- a CDS encoding LolA family protein, with product MKRMVIASLAFLFSLGIIAQTKLNAEQQKQLIEKMDKSASSVKAMQCEFSQTKSMKMLKREMKSQGVMYFKQPDKLRWQYTAPYDYTFLMNGDKVSMKSTKTTQKIDVQKNKMFRQITSIILNSITGGGLKSAADFTVEVYKDNQTYFARLYPKKKELKQVYEVIEIYFNESLTMVSGVKMKEKTGDVTTVKLNNVKINPAINDSTFSID
- a CDS encoding phytoene desaturase family protein encodes the protein MKKCVIIGSGLGGLSCGAILAKNGFEVTVLEQGSQIGGCLQCFRRGDAVFDTGMHYIGSGDKGQTLHTILHYLDVDKDIKLSRLDPQGYDIISFKGEHYRMANGREEFVKALTEHFPKSADELNRYYDLVKLVSASSPMHSLNKDADLNVYSEYLSKSVNEIIDSIISDPLLREVLVGVSPLYAGEKNCTPFSNHALIVDFYDQSAFRIVGGSSVVADSLADNIRKHGGKVLLRTRVEKIECDATEAKAVITSEGERIPADVVVSAIHPASTLALVDSHLIRPASRHRIESYRNTTSAFTVYLKFRENSVKYMDSNLYYYREGSTWGCQDYDSKSWPKSMLYMHFCHKQNPVFARAGEILTYMNFDDTRQWLGTHVGNRGADYEAFKREKAEQLIDALNEEVPGIKDNIEKYYTSTPLTYLDYTGIPGGAMYGVVKDVNIIGSGNVSCRTRIPNLLLTGQCITLHGMLGVLAGSLLTCSELLTRDEIFRQLDEAKK
- a CDS encoding acyl-CoA thioesterase, translating into MRRKEAQQESTLKASLDFKIRFSEIDAMRVVWHGAYAKYFEDAREFFGKKFDLGYELIETNGFFAPIVELNFQYKQPLRYGMTPTIDIIYRPTEAAKIVFDYEIRDSANGELMVTGHSVQVFMDKDYQLVWESPEFYQNWKKRWNI
- a CDS encoding pseudouridylate synthase — translated: MDWKDTPITNLIPQRPPFVMVDRVLSCDEVDAVAEFTIREDNIFLDDMKLAPAGIIENMAQSCAARMGCINQMRKESVKIGFIGDIRDCNILRQPRCGEVMLTTVHIVEEVFHLTLADVSSKVGDETVATARIKIALTDIESKE
- a CDS encoding glycosyltransferase, with the translated sequence MSIQKKEIRLCVIIPTYNNAGTIGKVVEDVCSHCQHVIVVNDGCTDNTSAVLEGFKSRIDVVSYGKNKGKGGALVAGFRRAMEKGYTHAVTIDADGQHFADDIPVLIKELENNPEGIIVGARNLNEENMPKGNTFANRFSNFWFRLQTGINLSDTQSGYRLYALNALHGLSLITSRYESELELMVYAAWAGVKITSVPVRVYYPPVEERVSHFRPGYDFARISVLNTVLCILALVYGYPRIIFRWLKRVAYTIFSFCYFLFMALELTIVGFFLITVGGATDEHKRKYHKILQKRARFVINRVPGTTFEYINETGETFEKPAVIVSNHQSHLDLMAIMMLAPNLIILTKNWVWHNPFYGLIIRYADFFPVSEAEEMTENIAGMVKKGYSVMIFPEGTRSADCRILRFHRGAFYLAEQLGLDIIPVFIKGFGDVLPKKGFSLHPGNMSVEVMPRISRDDCGGYREMTKKLHAMYVDKYNEAKSVNVIM
- a CDS encoding beta-ketoacyl synthase chain length factor; protein product: MKQKNIYIQAAQQISMQQPMSEQWMEEPMAYDEVFVKAVNPSFRDYMAANEARRMGNLMKRALVTTLKVLKDTGIEHPDAIITGTSLGSLDYTERFLTDMVENDEETLSPTHFMQSTHNTVGSALGIYTKSHGYNTTYSHGSMSFDLALLDAWMQMQLGKITTSLVGGHEEMVESYVELLKKTGYVSAERMVPCSEVAVAMMLNTEKHDESLCEFAGVRVCNVTSVETLKTQIDRLLADNGLTMDDVSAVMTGINGNPKNDDCYADVLEDVFAKKSQLQFKNVFGENFTASAFGVYAAANCLKKNVVPAFMYSEKSPCKCDDLETVLILNQMNGREYSVVLLKRIK
- a CDS encoding acyl carrier protein: MTRTEIEEKVKAFLIDDLEIEEENIFPEALLKEDMGIDSLDYVDIVVIVEKNFGFKIKAQDMAKVKTLAQFYDYIETQIA
- a CDS encoding EamA family transporter, whose translation is MLKLLPISILQCMLLSGGQVLMKYGLMKAGDFSMSWGYFGRLLFNWQFFSCGLCYGAGSVLWMYIVKNFPLSMAYPMISLSYVFGMFAAIIFFHEQIPMTRWIGVFLVMSGCVLIAK
- a CDS encoding lysophospholipid acyltransferase family protein, with product MAEKEWKGTTYGNGLMHRWLIGLLRVIDMRIIYAITFLFIVPPTMFKPGFGHAYRFFRQRFGYSKVRSFYMAYKNHCLFSQAVIDKFAMFAGHNFDIELEGYDNFLSLAAKPEGFVQLSSHIGNYEIAGYSLVAESKPFNALVYFGEKQEVMDNRNKMFSHANIKMIPIMSDMSHLFAINSALENGETVSIPADRIWGSQKFVSKNVLGKEAHLPMGPFQVAALRGVDVLAVNVMKESFTRYKIYVTPLNYDKEASRKAQIDQLADAYVAELERMVKRYPAQWYNYFDFWAQ
- a CDS encoding phosphopantetheine-binding protein is translated as MEELVLELKKEIIEALNLEDVTPEDIDADEPLFGSGLGLDSIDALELIVLIEKKYGIKLKDPSKGKEVFKSVNVMAKFISENRTK